Proteins encoded in a region of the Microbacterium neungamense genome:
- a CDS encoding response regulator transcription factor has translation MSNDHPELRRPDGSPLRILAVDDEPMLTDLLAMALRMEGWEVRTAASGLEALQIAREFEPDALVLDVMMPDLDGMSVLRRLRESGNLVPVVFLTAKDAVADRIAGLTAGGDDYVTKPFSLEEVIARLRAVIRRAGQVRADDEQAILRVGDLSLNEDSHEVIRGEDEIELTATEFELLRYLMRNERRVLSKAQILDRVWSYDFGGKSSVVELYISYLRKKIDAGRTPLLHTVRGVGYMIKAPQA, from the coding sequence ATGAGCAACGACCACCCGGAACTGCGCCGTCCCGACGGCTCCCCGCTGCGTATCCTTGCCGTCGACGACGAGCCGATGCTGACCGACCTGCTCGCGATGGCCCTGCGGATGGAGGGCTGGGAGGTGCGCACGGCGGCCTCCGGCCTGGAGGCCCTGCAGATCGCCCGCGAGTTCGAGCCGGACGCGCTGGTGCTGGACGTGATGATGCCGGACCTGGACGGCATGAGCGTGCTGCGCCGGCTGCGCGAGTCCGGCAACCTCGTGCCCGTCGTCTTCCTCACCGCGAAGGACGCCGTCGCCGACCGCATCGCCGGGCTCACCGCCGGCGGCGACGACTACGTCACCAAGCCGTTCAGCCTGGAGGAGGTCATCGCCCGGCTGCGCGCCGTGATCCGCCGGGCCGGGCAGGTGCGCGCCGACGACGAGCAGGCGATCCTGCGAGTGGGCGATCTCAGCCTGAACGAGGACAGCCACGAGGTGATCCGCGGCGAGGACGAGATCGAGCTGACGGCGACCGAGTTCGAGCTGCTGCGCTACCTGATGCGCAACGAGCGGCGCGTGCTGTCCAAGGCCCAGATCCTGGACCGGGTGTGGAGCTACGACTTCGGCGGGAAGTCGTCGGTCGTGGAGCTGTACATCTCCTACCTCCGCAAGAAGATCGACGCCGGCCGCACCCCGCTGCTGCACACCGTGCGCGGCGTCGGCTACATGATCAAGGCTCCGCAGGCCTGA
- a CDS encoding FAD-dependent oxidoreductase — protein sequence MLTSFTALRQRVLAVLGAISMYRLVLFALIALAAVAVLLSLAGLVGPSPLELLVSFAVLAAATSAVDAAAQRLLHLPWRIESSLVTALILLFVLQPSISPGGLAGLAIAGALASLSKYLIAWRGRHILNPAAFGAAVVTIAGGLGAGWLGTFSSWWVGTPAMAVPVALLGLAVLWRTEKVRLVLVFLVVAVAVTVLRQAVQAQAAELSFAATDAVLFALTQSPLLYLGAFMLSEPLTLPPRRWQQFCVAALVGVLAGWPLSVAGLFTLGQERALLIGNLLAFAFALRGSVRLVLESRRFVTPTAQELTFRTRSRLRFVPGQYLELDVPHRHPDVRGTRREFSIVSAPADLPTLRIAYKEGDRKHPSSYKRALAAAQPGAVLAVTGTWGDFVLPRGDAPVLMVAAGIGVTPFVSQLRQLQATGRQRDMVLVYVASEAAELAFRDELEQTGARVIVFTRDEPADLPPHWTWAQGVRLDAAGLERVVPDLASRHAFISGPPRLIADLAPALQKARSLTTDAFAGY from the coding sequence GTGCTCACGTCATTCACCGCGCTCCGCCAGCGCGTGCTGGCCGTCCTCGGCGCCATCTCGATGTACCGGCTGGTGCTGTTCGCCCTGATCGCCCTCGCCGCCGTCGCCGTGCTGCTCTCGCTCGCCGGTCTCGTCGGCCCCTCCCCGCTGGAGCTGCTGGTCTCCTTCGCGGTGCTCGCCGCCGCGACATCGGCGGTCGACGCCGCCGCGCAGCGGCTGCTGCACCTGCCCTGGCGCATCGAGTCGTCGCTGGTCACCGCCCTCATCCTGCTGTTCGTGCTGCAGCCCTCGATCAGCCCGGGCGGCCTCGCCGGCCTCGCGATCGCGGGAGCCCTCGCGAGCCTGTCGAAGTACCTGATCGCGTGGCGCGGCCGGCACATCCTCAATCCGGCCGCCTTCGGCGCCGCCGTGGTCACGATCGCCGGCGGGCTCGGCGCGGGTTGGCTGGGCACGTTCTCCTCGTGGTGGGTCGGCACGCCCGCGATGGCTGTTCCGGTCGCGCTGCTCGGGCTGGCCGTGCTGTGGCGCACCGAGAAGGTGCGCCTCGTGCTGGTGTTCCTCGTGGTCGCCGTCGCCGTCACCGTGCTGCGGCAGGCGGTGCAGGCGCAGGCCGCCGAGCTGTCGTTCGCCGCGACGGATGCCGTGCTCTTCGCGCTGACGCAGTCGCCCCTGCTGTACCTCGGGGCCTTCATGCTCTCCGAGCCGCTCACCCTGCCGCCGCGCCGCTGGCAGCAGTTCTGCGTCGCCGCCCTCGTCGGGGTCCTCGCCGGCTGGCCGCTCTCCGTCGCCGGGCTGTTCACGCTCGGTCAGGAGCGCGCCCTGCTCATCGGCAACCTGCTCGCCTTCGCGTTCGCGCTGCGGGGCTCGGTGCGCCTGGTGCTGGAGAGCCGGCGGTTCGTCACCCCCACCGCGCAGGAGCTGACGTTCCGGACGCGCAGCCGGCTGCGGTTCGTGCCGGGGCAGTATCTCGAGCTCGACGTCCCGCACCGGCATCCGGACGTGCGCGGCACGCGCCGCGAGTTCAGCATCGTCTCCGCGCCGGCCGACCTGCCGACCCTGCGCATCGCGTACAAGGAGGGCGACCGCAAGCATCCGTCCAGCTACAAGCGTGCGCTCGCGGCCGCGCAGCCGGGCGCCGTGCTCGCCGTCACCGGCACCTGGGGGGACTTCGTGCTGCCGCGCGGGGACGCCCCGGTGCTCATGGTGGCGGCGGGGATCGGCGTGACGCCCTTCGTCTCGCAGCTGCGGCAGCTGCAGGCGACCGGCCGGCAGCGCGACATGGTGCTGGTGTACGTCGCCTCGGAGGCCGCTGAGCTCGCCTTCCGCGACGAGCTGGAGCAGACCGGGGCGCGCGTGATCGTGTTCACCCGCGACGAGCCGGCGGACCTCCCGCCGCACTGGACGTGGGCGCAGGGCGTGCGGCTGGACGCCGCCGGACTCGAGCGGGTCGTCCCGGATCTGGCGTCGCGGCACGCCTTCATCTCCGGCCCGCCGCGGCTCATCGCCGACCTCGCCCCCGCCCTGCAGAAGGCGCGGTCGCTGACGACGGACGCCTTCGCCGGCTACTGA
- a CDS encoding sensor histidine kinase: MAAVIGFVSLILVVVAVITSATLGTTLESRLEEQLRDTAVTTTGLVAQRATFASIAREELTIDYVLEGRQLQGGPDLLLAIAPPGGRPSGAILTPDDQRTLSQSDLFALTSAVKDAGTTTVSLEHAGSFRVLVTKTQGGTLVMTGLSRAEIQNTMTSLFTVIALATLGGLILLALTTALTISVSLRPLRAAAATATRVSAQPLDRGEVSITERVPDAEADPRTEIGRVGAALNTLLDHVDASLAARQRNEERMRRFVADASHELRTPLASIRGYSELSLRTLRQAQGRQAQAPQAQAPQAQDPQAQGRQAQAPQTRGADTGGADALESTTSALERIQAQSIRMTRLVEDLLLLARLDEGRELVHGTVDLTRLAVEGLTDARPTAPDHVWQLDVPEEPVLVTGDAGRLHQVIANLLANARTHTPAGTTITLRVHAGPDAAELRVHDDGPGIDPGVRDELFSRFARGDVSRARQTGGTGLGLAIAKAIVEGHGGTIAVESSPGDTTFIVRLPLAASVEASGQ, encoded by the coding sequence ATGGCCGCGGTGATCGGCTTCGTGTCGCTGATCCTCGTCGTCGTCGCCGTCATCACCAGCGCCACGCTGGGCACCACGCTCGAGTCGCGACTGGAGGAGCAGCTGCGCGACACCGCCGTCACCACGACCGGACTGGTCGCGCAGCGGGCGACCTTCGCATCGATCGCGCGCGAGGAGCTGACGATCGACTACGTGCTGGAGGGCCGGCAGCTGCAGGGCGGTCCGGACCTGCTGCTGGCCATCGCGCCCCCCGGCGGGCGCCCGAGCGGGGCGATCCTGACGCCGGACGACCAGCGCACGCTGAGCCAGTCCGACCTGTTCGCGCTCACCTCCGCCGTGAAGGACGCCGGCACCACCACCGTCTCCCTCGAGCACGCGGGCTCGTTCCGGGTGCTGGTGACCAAGACCCAGGGCGGCACGCTGGTGATGACCGGGCTCTCCCGCGCGGAGATCCAGAACACGATGACCTCGCTGTTCACGGTGATCGCGCTGGCCACGCTGGGCGGGCTCATCCTGCTCGCGCTGACCACCGCGCTCACGATCAGCGTCAGCCTGCGCCCGCTGCGCGCGGCCGCCGCGACGGCGACCCGGGTGTCCGCCCAGCCGCTGGACCGCGGCGAGGTGTCCATCACGGAGCGGGTGCCGGATGCCGAGGCGGATCCGCGCACCGAGATCGGGCGGGTGGGTGCGGCGCTGAACACGCTGCTCGATCACGTGGACGCGTCGCTGGCGGCACGGCAGCGCAACGAGGAGCGGATGCGGCGCTTCGTGGCGGATGCCAGTCACGAGCTGCGCACGCCGCTGGCATCCATCCGCGGGTACTCGGAGCTGTCGCTGCGGACCCTTCGACAGGCTCAGGGTCGACAGGCTCAGGCTCCGCAGGCTCAGGCTCCGCAGGCTCAGGATCCGCAGGCTCAGGGTCGACAGGCTCAGGCTCCGCAGACCCGGGGTGCGGATACGGGCGGTGCGGATGCCCTGGAGAGCACGACATCGGCGCTGGAGCGGATCCAGGCGCAGTCGATCCGGATGACGCGGCTGGTGGAGGATCTGCTGCTGCTGGCCCGGCTGGACGAGGGCCGAGAGCTCGTGCACGGCACGGTCGATCTCACCCGGCTCGCCGTCGAGGGGCTGACGGATGCGCGCCCCACCGCGCCCGACCACGTCTGGCAGCTGGACGTGCCGGAGGAGCCGGTGCTCGTCACCGGCGACGCCGGCCGGCTGCACCAGGTGATCGCGAACCTGCTCGCCAACGCGCGCACGCACACCCCGGCCGGCACCACGATCACCCTCCGCGTCCACGCCGGACCGGATGCCGCCGAGCTGCGCGTGCACGACGACGGCCCTGGCATCGATCCGGGGGTGCGCGACGAACTGTTCTCCCGCTTCGCCCGCGGCGACGTGTCCCGCGCCCGGCAGACCGGCGGAACCGGTCTCGGGCTCGCGATCGCGAAGGCGATCGTGGAGGGGCACGGCGGCACGATCGCGGTGGAGAGCTCCCCCGGCGACACCACGTTCATCGTGCGGCTGCCGCTCGCGGCATCCGTCGAGGCATCCGGTCAGTAG
- a CDS encoding FAD:protein FMN transferase, which yields MSRGAASVWRFDAIGTRWEIESATALTERQRERVRAVVDRFDAEWSRFRDDSVVRRLGARGGSAPAPADAADMLAVYRELSAATGGAVNPLVGGSLEAAGYDAALTLRPGAPVPAPADWERMLECTASVLTLRAPATIDVGALGKGRLVDLVAAVLHDVPGRLVVDASGDLAVRGGGIRVGLEHPYHPSRAIGVVEVADAALCASATNRRSWGAGLHHVLDARTGAPVRTWVATWALAPDAMHADAAATALFFDGGPRLADRWGVHWVRMSTDGRAERSHGFPGELFTLTGPGR from the coding sequence TCTGGCGCTTCGACGCGATCGGCACACGCTGGGAGATCGAGTCCGCGACCGCGCTGACGGAGCGGCAGCGCGAGCGCGTCCGCGCGGTCGTGGACCGGTTCGACGCGGAGTGGTCCCGCTTCCGCGACGACTCCGTCGTGCGCCGGCTCGGCGCGCGCGGCGGCAGCGCCCCGGCGCCGGCGGATGCCGCCGACATGCTCGCGGTGTACCGGGAGCTCTCGGCCGCGACCGGGGGAGCGGTGAACCCGCTGGTCGGTGGCAGCCTGGAGGCGGCCGGCTACGACGCCGCGCTGACGCTGCGGCCCGGCGCGCCCGTCCCGGCGCCGGCGGACTGGGAGCGGATGCTGGAGTGCACGGCATCCGTCCTGACCCTGCGCGCACCGGCGACGATCGATGTCGGCGCGCTCGGCAAGGGCCGCCTCGTCGACCTCGTAGCCGCCGTCCTGCACGACGTGCCGGGACGTCTCGTGGTGGACGCGAGCGGCGACCTGGCTGTGCGCGGCGGCGGCATCCGCGTCGGGCTCGAGCACCCGTACCACCCCTCCCGCGCGATCGGGGTCGTGGAGGTCGCCGACGCCGCGCTGTGCGCGTCGGCGACGAACCGCCGCTCGTGGGGCGCCGGTCTGCACCATGTGCTCGACGCCCGCACCGGGGCGCCGGTGCGGACGTGGGTGGCGACGTGGGCGCTCGCCCCGGACGCCATGCATGCGGATGCCGCGGCGACGGCGCTCTTCTTCGACGGCGGACCGCGGCTCGCCGACCGCTGGGGCGTGCACTGGGTGCGGATGAGCACCGACGGCCGCGCCGAGCGCTCGCACGGATTCCCGGGCGAGCTCTTCACGCTGACAGGTCCCGGTCGGTGA
- a CDS encoding FAD-binding oxidoreductase — protein sequence MDATQTLRPRTAADIAALVRRAGSQPVTVIAGGHGPWSHLPAEGMRIDLSAMDAVQVEDTLVRVGGGATWGAVADALAGHGLAISSGDTRSVGVGGLTLGGGIGWMVRAWGLASDQLVGAQVVTAAGDVVEASADENPDLFWALRGGGGNFGIVTRFDFPAHRLPGIAFGEYLIGDEADRGAVLRALRDVLRDAPRELTVTFMDVPAMDPSAPAGARLAAVWADADPGALESVLAPVTSLDGVVGDVSTPAYREILMEAPQPPDPDAAPPGFLGGNGLFRELDDALIDRLVAFRATYPASVIFLRSLGGAFGDVAQEDSPFPAREATWFAMAAGFDVPGMLDEATRTAILADADAIAAGRLAEYGNFAPSERPDAVPGMFTEAAYRRLRETKARWDPQNVFRRNHNIPA from the coding sequence ATGGATGCTACGCAGACACTGCGGCCACGAACCGCAGCAGACATCGCCGCGCTCGTGCGGCGGGCGGGCTCGCAGCCCGTCACCGTGATCGCCGGGGGCCATGGCCCCTGGTCGCATCTCCCGGCCGAGGGCATGCGGATCGATCTGTCCGCGATGGATGCCGTGCAGGTCGAGGACACCCTGGTGCGCGTCGGCGGCGGCGCGACGTGGGGCGCCGTCGCCGATGCGCTCGCCGGTCACGGCCTCGCCATCAGCTCCGGCGACACCCGCTCCGTCGGCGTCGGCGGGCTCACCCTGGGCGGCGGCATCGGCTGGATGGTGCGCGCCTGGGGGCTCGCGTCCGACCAGCTCGTGGGCGCCCAGGTGGTCACCGCCGCCGGGGACGTCGTCGAGGCCTCGGCGGACGAGAACCCGGACCTGTTCTGGGCGCTGCGCGGCGGCGGTGGCAACTTCGGCATCGTCACCCGCTTCGACTTCCCGGCGCACCGGCTGCCGGGGATCGCTTTCGGCGAGTACCTGATCGGGGACGAGGCCGACCGCGGCGCCGTGCTGCGCGCCCTGCGCGACGTGCTTCGCGATGCCCCGCGCGAGTTGACCGTCACCTTCATGGACGTGCCGGCGATGGACCCGAGCGCTCCCGCCGGCGCGCGCCTGGCCGCGGTGTGGGCGGATGCCGATCCCGGCGCCCTGGAGAGCGTGCTCGCGCCGGTGACCTCCCTCGACGGTGTCGTCGGGGACGTCTCGACGCCCGCCTACCGGGAGATCCTGATGGAGGCGCCGCAGCCGCCCGACCCGGATGCCGCCCCGCCGGGCTTCCTCGGCGGCAACGGGCTGTTCCGTGAGCTGGACGACGCGCTCATCGACCGGCTGGTCGCCTTCCGCGCAACCTACCCGGCGTCGGTGATCTTCCTCCGCTCCCTCGGCGGCGCGTTCGGTGACGTCGCGCAGGAGGACTCGCCGTTCCCCGCGCGCGAGGCTACCTGGTTCGCGATGGCGGCCGGCTTCGACGTGCCGGGCATGCTCGATGAGGCGACCCGCACCGCGATCCTCGCCGACGCGGACGCCATCGCCGCCGGCAGGCTCGCCGAGTACGGCAACTTCGCGCCCTCGGAGCGGCCGGATGCGGTCCCGGGGATGTTCACCGAGGCGGCGTACCGGCGGCTGCGGGAGACGAAGGCGCGGTGGGATCCGCAGAACGTGTTCCGCCGCAACCACAACATTCCGGCGTGA